The window GTTCCTGAAGGGGGCAGTCATCTTCCACAAAGAGAGTGCCGATCGCACACTATACCTCATCGCCTCAGGGCGCGTCCGCATCTACCTGAGTGGTGAGTCCGGGCGGGAAGTCACCCTCAACGTATGCGGGCCCGGGGAAACCATCGGGGAACTGGCGCTGCTCGACGGCCGATCTCGCTCGGCCTCTGCCGTGGCCCTTGACGACGTGGTTGCCTACGCGATACATCGCGAAGATTTCGTCCGGCTGCTCGACATCTCTCCGCTGGCGGCGTCGGTGATTCGAGTCCTTACCGCACGGATGCGGCGCGCCACCGACGACACAGAGAGCCTGGCGCTGTTCGACGTCTTCGGGCGCCTCGCACGCCGTCTCCTTGAGCTTGCCGATCGGTACGGGGGTGGGCAGGAGATCGACCTTGAGCTTAGCCAGGCGGACCTCGCGTCTCTCGTTGGGGCCACTCGCGAGACCGTGAACCGGGCGCTCGCCGCCTTTCGCCAGCAGGGTCTCATCAAGCAGCATGGTCACCGAATCGTCATCGTGCAGCCTGACCTCCTGCGACGGCGCATCCAATAACCTTGACGCAGCGGCCCGCAGATTCTGCTCCAGGAGCGACTTGCGTTCCACTTCCCTTGAAGAGATGGGGGGCGATCACATGACGTTTCAGTATAAGTTCGGGAAACAGCCGGCGCGGTACGACGCGAGAACCTTGAGGCTCGCGGACTACCTCGAAGATCTCCCAGCTCCCATGCCTTCAGTGAACAACGCTCGGCGGGTGAGGAACTGGCCCATGTACTCCAACAACACTCTTAATGATTGTACGTGTGCCGCAGCGGGGCATCT is drawn from bacterium and contains these coding sequences:
- a CDS encoding Crp/Fnr family transcriptional regulator, with translation MPDDLDTLLAKAELFQEVPAEVRRELAAKSARRVFLKGAVIFHKESADRTLYLIASGRVRIYLSGESGREVTLNVCGPGETIGELALLDGRSRSASAVALDDVVAYAIHREDFVRLLDISPLAASVIRVLTARMRRATDDTESLALFDVFGRLARRLLELADRYGGGQEIDLELSQADLASLVGATRETVNRALAAFRQQGLIKQHGHRIVIVQPDLLRRRIQ